The genomic region TTATTGTTTAAATTTTATGCTCTTTTCTCAGAATGACAACTCAGGCATGTGGGTACACGGACCTGGTTCCCGAGCAATGCCCGCTGTTCCAGCCAGCAATTATTACAGTTTCCAGGGGCAGAATCAACAGCATGCTGGTTTCCGCCAAACCCAGCAACCATCGCAGCAATTTGCTGGAGCAGCTCTAAACTACCCAAACTTCTATCATTCTCAGACAGGGATGTCCCTCGATCATCAACAGCAAAGTTCAAGGGACGCATCCCTGGGTGGCTCACAGGGCCAACCTTCTAAGCAGTCTCAACAATTATGGCAAAACAGCTACTAATCTCAGTCACCTCCAGGTTTTTCAGGGTCTCACTCCGAGTTTGAAAGTGGCCAATCAGAGGCATTAGGCCTCTTAATAATCATCATGTATCCTTATTTGGTCATAAAAGAGACCTTGACTGGCTGCTGCCCTGTGCCACGAGGTTGTATCCTAGATATTTATTTTTCCTGTCATGCTTAACGTAGGAACGCAGTGTGCTAATTTGGATTAGTGAAGTACTATACTACGCCCCGTTTCGTTTCTCGCTCATCGCCTTTCTTTGTTATAGTAAAATCATTGTTTGCTTTGAATGAAGTAACCAATATGGGATACTGCTGAGACCCCGCTACTTGCATCTGGGTTGGTTTTCTTCAGTAGGTTGCGACATGTTTTGTTGACGTTGACATGTTTTGTTGACATTCTTGCCAAAGATCTAACTTCTTAGTTGTGAAATCCACGTCCTAAATTGAAGTTCACAAATTTTTTTTTCTGGTAACATTTCATAAAAAATAAAGTTATTAAAAGATAAAATTTAAGTTATCAAAAAAAAATGTGTACTTTAATTTGGGGTGTGTGGATTTTACAATCCTCACATAAGTTAGAGCGTATAAGATTTCTTTCAAATGATGTTTTTAGATTTAGTTTCTTAGATTTCGAATGGTGTTCTTAAATTTTAAGCTTCTCATAAAATGTAAATAAATGTCACACTACGGTGTTGATAAATTCATTAAGATGTACCTTCAAAAGTAATATAAGGAAACTGGTAAATCTGTATAAATTTTTTTTTTTTTTTGTATGGGAATGGGTATCTGTATTTGAACACTAAAAATCTTCAAATCAACAAATTTACATCGGTATAGGGCTCTCCAACCGGCGCCCCTCATCCCATAAAGAAGTAAAACTTAACCACACTTATAACCGACGAATTGTCGTCGCTGGAAGTCTCAATTTCATTAGAAAACAACAACAAAATCTCAGTCTCACAAACTAACTGTAAAAACTAGACAGTGTCTTTACCCAACAGGGAACCTGCGAGAGTGCTCCTCAAGCCCCCAGTTTGGAAGTTGCAGCTTCCAACGCGTTAAAGCATTAAACTTTAAGCATTGTTGTCAGTGGAGAAAGGCCTTCACTTTATATGGCAGTTTGTTTCAGAATCACTCTTCCTTCTTCTTTCTTCGGTAATCTTTCCACTTCTGTAATCTTTCATAGAAAAACTTTACTTGATTCATTCTAGAACGCATCACAAAAGCCCTTTTCTTTTCTTGATAATACCACCGTTCTTCTCATCAAGGGTCATCACTTCAATTTTCATCTCAGTTTTAAGGTAGACAATCAGACATAGCCTTTTCTTTTCTGGGTTCTTTCGCTTTTCTTGATTATGGGTAAAGTTTAGTTCTTTTAAGAATTGTTGGTATGTGAAATGGTAAGAAATTAAGGTGAAGTGCTTTGCTTCAAGTTTGCATTGTGGGTTCAAGTTTCTGATACCAAAGAATTGGCAAGATATGATTTTTATCATCTATGGTGTGCTAAATGCCTATATTACAGGGATGCTTTGAATCTGATGGTTTCATGCATTGCATTTTTGGGCTGTGATCACCAATTTCAGCATCTTGGTTTCTTTTTCTGAGGGAAATAGAAATTATTTTTCTTGTTAGAGCAGTAGCTGGTTTGTTAACTTTATGTGTATGTGTAGATGGAAGACAGCAACAAGAGTAAAACAGGTGACAGCATTTCTTGTGCCGGTAGCAATAAGCCGAAGAAACCAGATGTCCATAAGAACGGTTATAGTAAAGATGTCATGCCTGGGAGTGAACTTTGGACTGAGGGGCTTATCTGTGCTTTTGAGTTCATTCGGGGTCGAAAGAAATCAATTGGTTTGAAATCTGGCTCAACAATCCCAAGCAGACAACATACAGATGGTGGTGACCATGAGAAGCTGCGGGTTCCTTCTAAAGGAGTTCAAGAGTCTTCTTTCCCAATACATGACAGGAACAAGTCCATAAGTGGTGATTACAAATACAGCCCGACTCATGATGGTGAAAGAGTAACTGATCACTGGGTGCCAATTGGGTGGGTTAGAATTTCAGAAATCGTCCAAAATGTGCAAGCTGATGCCGGTTGGGATCCTCAACAGTTTGGGATTGATGATGAAGATTTCACTGTTGCAGACTTAGCAGCTCCATATTGGGAGCGTCCAGTAGGGCCTGTCTGGTGGTGCCATGTCTCTGCAAGTCATCCTGCGGTTGAAGATTGGCTCCGTAATGCCCAGTGGCTACATCCCGCTGTCAGTTTAGCTTTAAGAGATGAAAGTCGACTGATTAGTGATAAAATGAAACACCTATTATATGAGGTAAAGTGCATCTTACATAATATGGAATTGCTATTTACTTGGAAGAATCAGCTTTTAGGCCTCTTGTAATAAGAAAGTAGACCTGGGATTGAATCGCCTTAACTACAGATGGTGGCTTGTAGGATTGTGCACCCCTATTGCAATTTGTGATGTATGGCCATTGCATATAGAATATTCTATACTTAGAAACTACCAATAATTTTATGAACTGTTAGGATGATAAATAGCTTTCTAAGCCAATAAAATGTGGTGGCTTGGGTTAAAGCCTGAGAGGTCTTATATCCGCACTATTAGACTGCTAGGAAAGCCAATAAGCTCTTTACTGAAAATTTGCACAAAACATCTTTGTCTCTTCTTTTGTATCTTTTGTCCCTTTATTTCATGATTCATGACATTTAGGAAAGTAAGGACTTCTAGTTGGTATATCTTTGAGTTTTGTATACATTGCTTGATACTTGTGAATCCTACGAGTGGATCCACAGAGGTGAAGAGTAACAAAATTGAGCCCTCCCATAAATGAGCTATATTTGTCAATCTTGAGAATGAATTTGGCTTTCATTCTTGTGTGAGCTCTTGTTTCCTTGTTTATTGATCATGCTTTGTACTTCTATTCAGGTCCCAGTTAGAGTTTCTGGGGGGTTGTTATTTGAACTCTTGGGACAGTCAGTTGGTAATCCATTTGTTGATGAGGATGATATACCCGTTGTACTTCGTTCCTGGCAAGCACAAAACTTCCTTGTAACTGCTTTGCATGTGAAAGGGCGTGTATCAAATATAAATGTGTTGGGCATCACAGAAGTTCAGGTTGTGCTTATTAATAGCTTTGATTCTAAACTAAACTATGATTTTATTACTCGTGCAATTTATTAACTTATTGTGATGCCATGTTTATTCCATTTTGTCTTTGCTCTGATTAGGAACTTCTTTCCACTGGAGGCTATAATGTACCAAAAACAGTGCATGAAGTCATAGCACATCTAACTAGCCGCCTTACTCGATGGGATGATAGGTAATGTTGATATTTATTGATTGTATTTGTTTCAGCTTACAACACATACTTTTTAAAATGCTACATCAATTATTTGTCTAGTCTCATGAATGCTAGTTTTTGTGTTCCAATCATATGAAATGCTTTCTTCTCTTTTCCCCTTTTCATCTATGCATTCAAAAATGCTGCAATGAGTTTATATGGTATTTGTGTAAATGCTCCCCCATGCACACAAAGACACAATTACAGTTCAGTTCATGCAATATGTTAAAGCAGACGTTTTGATTGTTTATGCTATAGATTTGGACATTTTACATCGTCTTTCAGCAGGGTTGATTAGTTTGTTTTACATGAAAGTTGGTTCATTTATCTCAGAATAGATTTTAGAGTATTTTGAGTCCGTATATTCTAATTTCCTTATGTCTTTGATGTGTTGGTTGTTTCAGGCTGTTCCGCAAATCCATATTTGGTGCCGCAGATGAGATTGAATTGAAGTTTATGAACAGGTACTTCCTTAGATAGTCCTCATAAAGTGATATTATCTCATTAAGTAATAAGTTGATACCATTTTGTCTATGACTAATAAATGTTCTTTCCTCAATGAATAGGAGAAACCATGAAGATTTGAATCTATTCAGCATAATTCTCAACCAAGAAATCAGAAAGTTATCGAGACAGGTATGTTACATCTTTTTGCTAGTAAACCATTAAATATGAGAAATAGCCTGATTTTTCATTAGGAAATGAAGATTGAATTTGAGTATGATATCTGAGGTTATCTGTTACATGATTTCTAATTCTATAATAAGACCTACAGTGAATGTTTATGGTCTAAGAATATGTTTGGATGTCATTGATTTCAACCTACTTGTACTATAGTTTAACCCGTATACTATTTATTTTGGACAAACTAACTTTTAGCAACTATACATTATGTTATATCTGTTTATCAGTGACCTCTTTTCTCTTGACTGTTGAAGTGGAAAATCCAAGTCACAGTGATATTTATTTAAAGAACAGTCACTAGTCACTTTTTTTAGTGTCCTTTAGAGTTAAAATGTCAACAAAATTGATTAATTTCCTGAAAAATCCATTTCCAGGTCATCAGAGTAAAGTGGTCACTTCATGCAAGAGAGGAGATTTTGTTTGAGCTTCTTGAACATTTGAGAGGAAATATTACAAGAACCTTATTAGAGAAAATAAGAAAGAGCACAAGAGAAATGATTGAGGAGCAAGAAGCAGTTCGTGGCCGCTTATTTACAATTCAGGATGTGATGCAGAGCACTGTTCGTGCATGGTTGCAGGTCTGTACGCAAACAATAACGTGAAATTTAATGGAACTTTATTTATATCTAATTTTTATTAACTGCTGATTTTGTCCTCTTTTCAATATTAATCCAGGACAGAAGCCTAAGAGTGACACATAATCTTGCTGTTTTTGGTGGTTGTGGCCTTGTGCTTTCCATCATCACCGGGCTTTTTGGAATCAATGTTGATGGAATGCCTGGAGCAAACAATACACCATATGCATTTGGCCTATTTACAGGCATACTCTTTTTTATTGGAATCGTGCTAATTCTACTTGGGTTGCTTTACCTTGGGTTGAAAGAGCCTATTGCCGAAGAGCAAGTCGAAGTTAGAAAATTAGAGCTTCAAGAGTTGGTTCAGATGTTTCAACACGAGGCAGAAACTCATGCCCTGGTTCGTAAAAATGTGTCTCGGAATAATTTACCGCCAACATTGGGAGATGCATTCAGAGGTAACGCAAATTATATCCTCATCGAGTAGGTTACAGTGCCGAAAGCCTGGAAGTGCATTTTGCACCAAGCTCTTGTCTTGAGAATTTCTAGTTGAAAGGAAATGTTGCAGGCTTCATTTAGTGTAGTGGGGGCGTATTGAGAATGATTCCTAGTGATACGGTAACAAAATAGATGCATAATCGAAACTTGGTATGTTGTTAAATAGTCGTATTTGTAAGTTTGAATCTAATGGATTTGAGATGTCATTTTTCTGTTAGATTTAACTTCTAACACTGTCCAAATACTTTAAGAATAATGGATTTTAGGTTTAACATGCCTAATTGCCTCTACCAATATGGGGTTAAATAAAGATGTGCTTTCCAAAAAAAACTGCAATAAAATCGGGAGTGTGGAACCAACATAACTTGGCATTAAACATCTCGTAATGGTGCCCATGTAATTAGTAAATGGTAGAAACATTCTCAAGTACCCATGTGATGATCACATTCAACTCAAAAACATATCTCTGTATCTCAAATCCATAACTTGAATTCTGAAGCTTTTACTTGAATTGTTCTAATGTGTAAATCATTCGAGTTCTGTAAGAGGAGATGAAAGGAAGTGATAAATTCTTATAGTATGCAGTTTCGCGAATGCGCTACTATAAGCCATTACACCTAATGGATAAGAATATATTAGACTGATGTTCTTTCCATGCTTCTCCTGTCATCCACTCACTTGAGAAGAGATCTGGCAAAATGTTCGCGTGCAGTAGCAAGTGCTTGGCCTATTGTCTGCAAATAGAAGAAGATATAAATCAATATACAATATGGTTGGTTCAGTCTAGTTGTTAACTTGAATTGCTTTTCATGTCTGATTTAAATTGATGAAGATCATTGTTATGGGGTTAGGTAAGGCATACGAGAATTGACATACCTGCTCAGATAATGGAGCTCCAGAATCAATACTATGACTCGCAACCTTACTTGCTATAACATTTGAATCGGTCTCAAGAACAATGCTGTGCAAAAAGAAAAGAACATGTTAGTCCAGGTAGAAATAGTAACCCTCTCCTGTATAGAGGGTATTATTTGAAAAACAAATATGAATACAACGAAAGGTAAACCACAAAACGTAACCAAGCTTAGGCAAGAAAATACACTATTAAACAACTTTCCACCAAAGATACACTATCAAACAACTTTCCACCAAAAATACACCTCTAAGGATAAGGTAAGATCTCAAAAATATAGCACCGACGGCAATCAACAAATTCTTCAACTAGTGGCATTCCCTTGATATTCAAATCTCCCATTTCAGTATGAACTAAACAGCCACAGATGAACCCCCCTGCCTACCAAACAGAATAGCCATTGCCCAAAACTATACCCCAGCTAGTGGACTGGGAACAGCAATCCCAAATTGAGATGCAAAACATCCTAACATGCACTACGCATCATTACCTTTGTTGTTATATCATGCAAAATCTTCAGTCTACTACTAAAAATAATGAGCTGAACCTTGGAAATTTAATTACCTGAATTACACT from Fragaria vesca subsp. vesca linkage group LG3, FraVesHawaii_1.0, whole genome shotgun sequence harbors:
- the LOC101310294 gene encoding uncharacterized protein LOC101310294; amino-acid sequence: MEDSNKSKTGDSISCAGSNKPKKPDVHKNGYSKDVMPGSELWTEGLICAFEFIRGRKKSIGLKSGSTIPSRQHTDGGDHEKLRVPSKGVQESSFPIHDRNKSISGDYKYSPTHDGERVTDHWVPIGWVRISEIVQNVQADAGWDPQQFGIDDEDFTVADLAAPYWERPVGPVWWCHVSASHPAVEDWLRNAQWLHPAVSLALRDESRLISDKMKHLLYEVPVRVSGGLLFELLGQSVGNPFVDEDDIPVVLRSWQAQNFLVTALHVKGRVSNINVLGITEVQELLSTGGYNVPKTVHEVIAHLTSRLTRWDDRLFRKSIFGAADEIELKFMNRRNHEDLNLFSIILNQEIRKLSRQVIRVKWSLHAREEILFELLEHLRGNITRTLLEKIRKSTREMIEEQEAVRGRLFTIQDVMQSTVRAWLQDRSLRVTHNLAVFGGCGLVLSIITGLFGINVDGMPGANNTPYAFGLFTGILFFIGIVLILLGLLYLGLKEPIAEEQVEVRKLELQELVQMFQHEAETHALVRKNVSRNNLPPTLGDAFRGNANYILIE